In Silene latifolia isolate original U9 population chromosome X, ASM4854445v1, whole genome shotgun sequence, the following proteins share a genomic window:
- the LOC141620007 gene encoding uncharacterized protein LOC141620007, with protein MALNPYTQFFRSVRDVGIDEESRIVIKSNPMHDQITHNALTESQVAAIWIDDEDLSEPPRHDIAIYANYGTSHRILHYYGCYDPLQYPLLFTFGETRWHRRIYRVSSNPRRSPDPPTFPINEVLIQTAEDLLDNEEQVAGTSESKKKVSCREYYCYRLLIRPTNSSILLRSGQLLQHYAAGQTRGGNIGTCFILPASFIGCDRDFRRRYLCSMTVVQRYGKPDIFLTITRNPRWPEIERELSPFEESHNRPDLLSRIFRSKLIKLKKDICVRKIFDNVAGYVYVVEFQKRGLPHAHFLIILDSDSKIRTPVQYDEFVSAELPDAVENPHLFSAVVRHMIHGPCGEDNPTNSCMKNVHCKNHYPREFADTTTYGRNSYPMYWRWRTGFRVTVRGSQLNNRWVVPYNPFLLAKYDCHLNVEICSTIKAVKYMYKYVYKGHDRVSFAVTDPRERSSFDEITAYQSARWISPPESAWRIFGFQMNEIHPNVVPLQTLLYNQLPEFYVWHNRRKDKFWTRREKGFALGRLVYANPSEGERYYLRLLLSRIHGPKSFEDLRSVNGVLCGSFRESAYKHGLLEADNSIEHCLEEATRYQMPSAFRRLFATLLIYCEPKNPRLMWDKYYDSLLEDYAYNFPTQQHKLLQIFVAYLNQWERVPIPLILAI; from the exons ATGGCTCTTAATCCCTACACTCAATTTTTTAGATCAGTAAGGGACGTTGGTATAGACGAAGAAAGTAGAATTGTAATAAAATCGAATCCGATGCATGATCAAATAACTCACAACGCCCTTACGGAATCGCAAGTTGCTGCCATTTGGATTGACGATGAAGATTTGTCAGAACCTCCTCGACATGACATCGCCATATATGCAAATTATGGAACAAGCCACCGAATATTACACTACTACGGTTGCTATGATCCTTTACAGTATCCTCTTTTATTTACTTTCGGAGAAACAAGATGGCATAGACGTATCTATCGAGTTAGTAGCAACCCCAGACGTAGTCCTGATCCCCCAACTTTTCCAATAAATGAAGTCCTTATACAAACTGCAGAAGATTTACTTGATAACGAAGAACAAG TTGCAGGTACTTCTGAATCGAAGAAAAAAGTATCATGTAGAGAGTACTACTGCTATCGCTTACTAATTCGTCCAACAAACTCTTCGATATTATTAAGAAGTGGACAACTTCTCCAACA CTACGCTGCTGGTCAAACACGTGGTGGTAATATTGGTACATGTTTTATACTACCGGCGAGCTTCATCGGTTGTGATCGTGACTTTCGGCGCCGTTATCTTTGTTCAATGACGGTTGTACAACGTTATGGAAAGCCGGATATATTCCTAACCATTACGCGCAACCCGCGTTGGCCTGAAATTGAACGAGAATTATCACCTTTTGAGGAATCACATAATAGACCTGATCTTCTCTCTCGAATTTTCCGTTCAAAGCTTATTAAGTTAAAGAAAGACATCTGTGTGCGTAAGATATTTGATAATGTTGCAGGTTACGTTTATGTTGTAGAATTTCAAAAAAGAGGTCTACCTCATGCACATTTCCTAATCATTTTGGATTCTGATAGTAAAATACGTACACCTGTTCAATATGATGAATTCGTTTCTGCCGAACTGCCTGATGCTGTTGAAAATCCTCACCTATTTTCTGCGGTCGTTCGTCACATGATTCATGGTCCATGTGGCGAAGACAACCCTACAAATTCGTGTATGAAAAATGTTCATTGTAAAAACCATTATCCTCGTGAGTTTGCGGATACAACTACCTACGGTCGCAATTCATATCCCATGTATTGGCGATGGCGTACAGGTTTTCGTGTAACTGTTCGTGGATCCCAACTTAACAATCGATGGGTTGTTCCTTACAATCCTTTTTTGTTAGCGAAGTACGACTGCCATCTAAACGTGGAGATATGTTCAACAATTAAAGCAGTAAAGTATATGTACAAGTACGTATACAAGGGACACGATCGCGTATCATTTGCTGTAACTGATCCTAGAGAGCGGTCATCGTTTGATGAGATCACAGCCTACCAATCTGCTCGATGGATATCACCACCAGAATCAGCATGGAGGATTTTTGGATTCCAAATGAATGAGATACATCCTAACGTTGTCCCTTTACAA ACGTTGTTATACAATCAGCTTCCAGAATTTTATGTTTGGCATAATCGAAGGAAGGATAAATTTTGGACTCGCCGAGAAAAAGGATTTGCCTTAGGCCGCTTGGTTTATGCAAATCCTTCTGAAGGAGAACGATATTACTTACGTCTTCTACTCTCAAGAATTCATGGGCCCAAGTCTTTTGAAGATCTCCGTTCAGTAAATGGTGTCCTTTGTGGTTCTTTTAGAGAGTCTGCGTATAAGCATGGTTTGCTTGAAGCAGACAACTCTATTGAACATTGCTTAGAGGAGGCTACTAGATATCAGATGCCATCAGCGTTTCGCAGATTATTTGCAACTTTACTCATTTACTGTGAGCCTAAAAATCCTAGATTGATGTGGGATAAATACTATGATTCGCTATTAGAGGACTACGCATACAATTTTCCTACGCAACAACATAAGCTCTTGCAAATATTTGTTGCATACTTGAATCAATGGGAAAGAGTTCCAATACCTCTTATTTTGGCAATCTGA
- the LOC141623936 gene encoding glutathione S-transferase L3-like isoform X1 — protein sequence MASMKMRVCCTTSTAMISPIFPLVVVPVPPKSITRISLPLKYNHLTRLKIRASFCGKGKEVLPTALDSTSDPPPIFDGTSRVYISYTCPYAQRVWITRNCKGLQDNIKLVPIDLKNRPAWYKHKVYPPNKVPALEHNNEVRGESLDLIKFIDRNFEGPSLLPDVPAKQVFADVLFSFTDSFHKNVTASFKAEGMNAETHGAFDYIEDALSMFDDGPFLLGQFSLVDIAYVPFFERYHPFLLEVKKYDLTAGRPKLAAWIQEMDKIEGYRQTRSDPKLLIEGYKKRFFVTT from the exons ATGGCGAGTATGAAAATGAGGGTATGTTGTACAACATCAACTGCCATGATATCTCCTATTTTTCCTCTTGTAGTTGTACCAGTACCACCCAAATCGATTACTCGTATTTCTCTTCCTCTTAAATACAATCACCTAACTAGGCTTAAAATCCGTGCTTCATTTTGTGg GAAAGGAAAAGAGGTTCTGCCCACAGCTCTTGATTCTACTTCTGACCCACCTCCAATTTTTGATGGCACATCAAG GGTGTACATTTCTTACACTTGCCCATATGCTCAAAGAGTATGGATCACCCGCAATTGTAAG GGATTACAAGATAACATCAAGTTGGTCCCAATTGATTTAAAAAACAGGCCTGCTTGGTACAAACACAAAGTTTACCCGCCAAACAAG GTTCCAGCATTAGAGCATAACAATGAAGTCAGAGGAGAGAGTCTCGATTTAATTAAGTTCATCGACAGAAATTTTGAAGGCCCATCTTTACTGCCAGAT GTTCCTGCCAAACAGGTGTTTGCAGATGTCCTATTCTCCTTTACAGACTCTTTCCACAAAAATGTCACTGCTTCATTCAAAGCCGAAGGAATGAATGCAGAAACCC ATGGTGCCTTTGATTACATTGAAGATGCTCTATCCATGTTTGACGACGGTCCCTTTCTCCTGGGTCAGTTCAGTCTG GTTGATATCGCTTATGTCCCATTTTTTGAAAGATATCATCCCTTCTTGCTGGAGGTGAAGAAATATGATCTCACAGCTGGAAGACCTAAGCTTGCAGCGTGGATTCAG GAAATGGACAAAATTGAGGGTTATAGACAAACGCGAAGTGATCCAAAATTGCTTATTGAAGGTTACAAGAAACGCTTCTTCGTAACAACTTGA
- the LOC141623936 gene encoding glutathione S-transferase L2, chloroplastic-like isoform X2: protein MASMKMRVCCTTSTAMISPIFPLVVVPVPPKSITRISLPLKYNHLTRLKIRASFCGKGKEVLPTALDSTSDPPPIFDGTSRVYISYTCPYAQRVWITRNCKGLQDNIKLVPIDLKNRPAWYKHKVYPPNKVPALEHNNEVRGESLDLIKFIDRNFEGPSLLPDVPAKQVFADVLFSFTDSFHKNVTASFKAEGMNAETHGAFDYIEDALSMFDDGPFLLGQFSLISSLLAGGEEI, encoded by the exons ATGGCGAGTATGAAAATGAGGGTATGTTGTACAACATCAACTGCCATGATATCTCCTATTTTTCCTCTTGTAGTTGTACCAGTACCACCCAAATCGATTACTCGTATTTCTCTTCCTCTTAAATACAATCACCTAACTAGGCTTAAAATCCGTGCTTCATTTTGTGg GAAAGGAAAAGAGGTTCTGCCCACAGCTCTTGATTCTACTTCTGACCCACCTCCAATTTTTGATGGCACATCAAG GGTGTACATTTCTTACACTTGCCCATATGCTCAAAGAGTATGGATCACCCGCAATTGTAAG GGATTACAAGATAACATCAAGTTGGTCCCAATTGATTTAAAAAACAGGCCTGCTTGGTACAAACACAAAGTTTACCCGCCAAACAAG GTTCCAGCATTAGAGCATAACAATGAAGTCAGAGGAGAGAGTCTCGATTTAATTAAGTTCATCGACAGAAATTTTGAAGGCCCATCTTTACTGCCAGAT GTTCCTGCCAAACAGGTGTTTGCAGATGTCCTATTCTCCTTTACAGACTCTTTCCACAAAAATGTCACTGCTTCATTCAAAGCCGAAGGAATGAATGCAGAAACCC ATGGTGCCTTTGATTACATTGAAGATGCTCTATCCATGTTTGACGACGGTCCCTTTCTCCTGGGTCAGTTCAGTCTG ATATCATCCCTTCTTGCTGGAGGTGAAGAAATATGA